One window from the genome of Bacillota bacterium encodes:
- a CDS encoding amidohydrolase, giving the protein MLDILITNGYVLTMEGPGVGMLPDGAVAIRDNKIVAVGPSRELEQNFQARRRIDAKNKVVMPGLVDAHIHTGIGILRGLAQDTDNWMQQGLWPFTKTLTDEARVAGSLMNIIEGVKAGTTTFCDYDVPMLQIAANHARVGTRARVAETINEMPEDLSGLLVGDLYPLDPAIGNHKLTRAKSVFERWHGYDDNRITCLWGPQGPDMLSRELLQEVKALAEKHETMIHMHVAQGDREINQMLKRYGMRSIQFLDELGYLDWRLLAVHLTEATKEETQLVARRGAAMLLCSGSIGIIDGIVPPAAEFLEARGNLALGSDQAPGNNCNNMFNEMKFTAILNKCRFRDPRRFPAWQMLRLATIDGARAIGLGEEVGSLRPGKKADMIMIDLDNPALAPIITDPVRNIVPNLVYSANGSEVDTVIIDGKIVMEARKILTLDEKLAIAEAHRQAQLVARKAKPDAANVGMTMMRAGQL; this is encoded by the coding sequence ATGCTCGACATCCTGATCACCAACGGATATGTCCTAACCATGGAGGGCCCGGGGGTCGGCATGCTGCCGGACGGAGCAGTTGCTATCCGCGACAATAAAATCGTCGCCGTCGGGCCTAGTCGGGAGCTAGAACAGAACTTCCAGGCCCGCCGCCGCATCGACGCCAAAAACAAGGTGGTCATGCCCGGCCTGGTTGATGCCCACATACACACGGGAATCGGCATCCTTCGCGGCCTGGCCCAGGACACTGATAATTGGATGCAACAGGGACTGTGGCCCTTCACCAAAACCCTGACCGATGAGGCACGGGTCGCTGGCTCGTTAATGAACATCATTGAAGGCGTTAAGGCAGGGACCACCACCTTCTGCGATTATGACGTGCCGATGCTGCAAATTGCCGCCAACCACGCCCGGGTCGGCACCCGGGCCAGGGTTGCCGAAACTATAAATGAAATGCCCGAGGACTTGAGCGGACTCCTGGTGGGAGACCTCTACCCGTTGGACCCGGCAATCGGAAACCACAAACTGACTCGTGCCAAATCGGTGTTTGAGCGCTGGCATGGTTATGACGATAACCGCATCACCTGCCTCTGGGGACCCCAGGGCCCGGATATGCTATCCCGGGAGCTGCTTCAGGAGGTCAAGGCGCTGGCCGAAAAGCACGAGACGATGATTCATATGCATGTGGCCCAGGGTGATCGGGAAATCAATCAGATGCTCAAACGCTATGGCATGCGCAGCATTCAGTTTTTGGATGAACTGGGGTATTTGGACTGGCGCCTGCTGGCTGTGCACCTTACTGAGGCAACCAAAGAAGAGACACAGTTGGTGGCCCGCCGAGGTGCAGCTATGCTTTTGTGCTCTGGCAGCATTGGCATTATCGACGGGATTGTGCCCCCAGCCGCTGAATTCCTGGAAGCCCGCGGCAACCTCGCCCTCGGTTCAGATCAAGCGCCGGGCAACAACTGCAACAACATGTTCAATGAAATGAAATTTACAGCGATCCTCAACAAATGCCGCTTCCGGGATCCCCGACGCTTTCCCGCCTGGCAGATGCTGCGCCTGGCCACCATTGACGGGGCCCGGGCAATCGGCCTCGGCGAGGAAGTCGGCTCTCTGCGTCCAGGCAAAAAGGCCGACATGATTATGATTGACCTGGACAATCCAGCCCTCGCCCCGATTATCACCGACCCGGTCCGCAACATTGTCCCCAATCTGGTCTACTCCGCCAACGGCAGCGAAGTGGATACGGTAATCATCGACGGCAAGATTGTCATGGAAGCACGCAAAATCCTCACGCTTGACGAAAAACTGGCAATTGCAGAAGCCCATCGCCAGGCACAACTGGTTGCACGAAAAGCAAAGCCCGACGCTGCCAATGTCGGCATGACAATGATGCGGGCGGGACAGCTTTAG
- a CDS encoding alpha/beta hydrolase gives MKLDRQSLIDRTLVKGSGPPVLFLHDAFGPGTWEYVIPELVDRYQVFCPVLPGFFVNDGKVEYDDFFCVEFVLQVLAALDLPRVIIAGCGAGARIALNFVLDHPNRVSRLIICQATGLRRNLTGLFPGASMLTKRMLSVLLADSKLVAALVRKGFVDKEHPLLPATGTQFAKYLEEPALRENIARLLAHSLSRASFWPVLLPSVAVRTLILWPTEDEFCPVSGGRELHQLLRYSDLKLLEGYGHFATVEAPGVFAEEIVSFATQ, from the coding sequence ATGAAGTTAGACAGACAATCGCTAATTGACCGGACACTGGTCAAAGGCAGTGGCCCGCCGGTTCTGTTTTTGCACGATGCCTTCGGACCGGGGACCTGGGAGTACGTGATTCCTGAACTGGTAGACCGGTATCAGGTATTTTGTCCCGTGCTGCCAGGCTTTTTTGTTAACGATGGAAAAGTTGAGTATGATGACTTCTTCTGTGTTGAGTTTGTCCTACAGGTGTTGGCTGCTTTGGACTTGCCCCGGGTTATAATCGCCGGTTGCGGTGCAGGGGCCAGGATTGCCCTGAATTTTGTGCTTGATCATCCCAACCGGGTCTCTCGGTTGATTATCTGCCAGGCAACGGGTCTGCGGCGGAATTTAACCGGCTTGTTTCCTGGGGCCAGCATGCTGACCAAAAGAATGCTTTCAGTTCTGTTGGCCGACAGTAAGTTGGTGGCGGCTTTGGTGCGCAAGGGATTTGTCGACAAGGAGCATCCGCTTCTGCCGGCAACCGGTACACAGTTCGCCAAGTACTTGGAAGAACCTGCGCTTAGAGAGAATATCGCCCGCCTGCTGGCACATTCGTTGAGCAGGGCCTCGTTTTGGCCGGTATTGCTCCCATCCGTAGCCGTCAGGACCCTTATCTTGTGGCCTACCGAGGACGAGTTTTGTCCTGTCAGTGGTGGACGGGAATTACATCAGTTACTTAGATATAGTGACTTAAAGCTTTTGGAAGGTTACGGCCACTTTGCCACCGTGGAGGCGCCCGGAGTTTTCGCCGAGGAGATAGTATCTTTTGCCACTCAGTAG
- the acpS gene encoding holo-[acyl-carrier-protein] synthase, protein MIIGVGVDSIEIDRVRQAAERIEFRQRIYTPLELSQLSATRESPRLATLFAAKEAVFKALGTGLRGHSWQQVEVVHQANGRPLVQLHGQARITARRLGARHVHLSLTHDHTRAIAFCILEGGIPV, encoded by the coding sequence ATGATAATCGGGGTGGGGGTTGATTCAATTGAAATTGACCGGGTAAGGCAGGCTGCAGAGCGCATTGAGTTTCGGCAGCGGATCTATACACCTCTGGAACTCAGCCAGCTCTCGGCAACCAGAGAGTCCCCGCGGCTAGCGACGCTGTTTGCCGCCAAAGAGGCCGTTTTCAAGGCCCTGGGCACCGGTCTACGTGGCCACTCCTGGCAACAAGTGGAGGTGGTGCATCAGGCCAACGGACGCCCATTGGTGCAGCTCCACGGCCAGGCTCGCATCACCGCCCGGCGTCTGGGCGCCAGGCATGTTCATCTGTCACTGACCCACGACCACACGCGGGCAATTGCCTTTTGTATTCTTGAAGGGGGTATACCTGTATGA